A section of the Rhizobium sp. BT03 genome encodes:
- a CDS encoding ABC transporter substrate-binding protein yields MVTRRTFLGGLVGAAIAPTVLRAEQAVEPEFLKERLASGSLPGMAERIPARPRIVNLKEMGLEPGSYGGTVRTIIGSQRDIRFMTIYGYARLIGYDKHLQFQPDILADFSSEDDTVFTFRLREGHKWSDGEPFTADDFRYWWEDVILNDKLTPGGGALELRPHGSLPRFEMLDPLTVRYSWDKPNPMFLPTLAGPIPLVIVGPAHYLKQFHKKFQPDQAKMEQMMQANRVKKWQDLHIKMARSYRPENPNLPTLDPWRNTTALPAEQFVFERNPFFHRVDETGRQLPYLDRFILNVSSSSIIAAKAGAGEADLQATGIDFNDYTFLKEAEKRFPVKVNLWKVARGSRITLLPNLNCADEVWRGLFRDVRLRRALSLAIDRHEINMVAFYGLGTPSADTVLPDSPLFKQEYADAYVKFDADEANRLLDEIGLTKRGDDGIRLLPDGRRAEITVETAGESNLDTDVLELVHDHWANIGLALYTRTSQRDVFRNRAMSGSIMMSIWYGLDNGVPTADMSPSGLAPTLDDQLQWPLWGMHYLSAGQEGAAPDLPEAAELVDLLKQWGSTAKFEERQVIWHKMLSLYTQQVFSIGLINSTLQPILRAAKLQNLPEKALYGFDPTSYLGIYMPDAFWYKEA; encoded by the coding sequence ATGGTGACGCGTCGCACTTTTCTCGGCGGCCTCGTCGGCGCGGCGATCGCGCCCACCGTGCTTCGGGCCGAGCAGGCCGTCGAGCCTGAGTTTCTCAAGGAGCGGCTGGCATCGGGCAGCCTGCCTGGTATGGCCGAGCGCATTCCCGCCCGCCCGCGCATCGTCAACTTGAAGGAGATGGGGCTCGAACCCGGCAGCTACGGCGGCACGGTGCGCACCATCATCGGCAGCCAGCGCGATATCCGCTTCATGACGATCTACGGCTATGCCCGCCTGATCGGCTACGACAAGCACCTGCAGTTCCAGCCTGACATTCTCGCCGATTTCAGCTCGGAAGACGACACGGTCTTCACCTTCAGGCTGCGCGAAGGCCATAAATGGTCCGATGGAGAACCATTCACGGCCGACGATTTCCGCTACTGGTGGGAAGACGTCATCCTCAACGACAAGCTGACGCCGGGCGGCGGCGCGCTGGAGCTTCGCCCGCATGGCAGCCTGCCGCGCTTCGAGATGCTCGATCCGCTGACGGTGCGCTATAGCTGGGACAAACCCAACCCGATGTTCCTGCCGACGCTCGCCGGCCCCATACCGCTCGTCATCGTCGGGCCGGCGCATTATCTCAAGCAGTTCCATAAGAAGTTCCAGCCCGACCAGGCGAAGATGGAACAGATGATGCAGGCCAACCGCGTCAAGAAATGGCAGGACCTGCACATCAAGATGGCCCGCTCCTACCGGCCTGAGAATCCCAACCTGCCCACGCTCGATCCCTGGCGCAACACGACGGCGCTGCCGGCCGAGCAATTCGTCTTCGAGCGCAACCCGTTCTTCCACCGCGTCGACGAGACCGGCCGGCAGCTTCCCTATCTCGACCGCTTCATCCTCAACGTCTCCTCCTCGTCGATCATCGCCGCCAAGGCGGGCGCCGGCGAAGCCGACCTGCAGGCGACCGGCATCGATTTCAACGACTATACGTTCCTGAAAGAAGCTGAGAAGCGCTTCCCGGTGAAGGTCAATCTCTGGAAGGTGGCGCGCGGCTCGCGCATCACGCTGTTGCCGAACCTCAACTGCGCCGACGAGGTATGGCGCGGCCTTTTCCGCGACGTGCGCCTGCGCCGCGCCTTGTCGCTGGCGATCGACCGGCATGAGATCAACATGGTCGCCTTTTACGGGCTCGGCACGCCGAGCGCCGATACCGTCCTGCCCGACAGCCCGCTGTTCAAGCAGGAATATGCCGATGCCTACGTGAAGTTCGATGCCGACGAGGCCAACCGCCTGCTCGACGAGATCGGCCTGACCAAGCGCGGCGATGACGGCATCAGGCTGCTGCCGGACGGGCGGCGCGCCGAGATCACCGTCGAAACCGCCGGCGAGAGCAATCTCGATACCGACGTGCTGGAGCTGGTGCACGATCACTGGGCCAATATCGGCCTTGCGCTCTATACCCGCACCTCGCAGCGCGACGTCTTCCGCAACCGCGCGATGAGCGGCTCAATCATGATGTCGATCTGGTACGGCCTCGACAATGGCGTTCCCACAGCCGACATGTCGCCCTCGGGACTGGCGCCGACCCTCGACGATCAGCTGCAATGGCCGCTCTGGGGCATGCATTACCTCTCCGCCGGCCAGGAGGGTGCAGCCCCCGACCTGCCTGAAGCGGCCGAACTGGTCGACCTGCTCAAACAATGGGGCTCGACGGCGAAATTCGAAGAGCGCCAGGTGATCTGGCACAAGATGCTGTCGCTCTATACGCAGCAGGTGTTCTCGATCGGCCTGATCAACAGCACGCTGCAGCCGATCCTTCGCGCCGCCAAGCTGCAGAACCTGCCGGAGAAGGCCCTCTACGGCTTCGATCCCACCTCCTATCTCGGCATCTACATGCCGGATGCATTCTGGTACAAGGAGGCCTGA
- a CDS encoding DUF3095 domain-containing protein produces MKTVTDEEFFAAVPLFSAFEGVTDAANYRPLPDGWVLALADIVGSTQAIAGGRYKDVNMAGASVISAVLNAVGKGDYPFVFGGDGALIALPGSLEKAAREALAAVQVWVEEDLGLMLRVAIVPVADTRAEGLDVRVARYSASPHVTYAMFWGGGTSWAERQMKLGHYAVARAAAGTRPDLTGLSCRWSPIDAQNGEIVSIIAVPGEGRPGEEFRDLVNGIVAITGEQNRGSHPVPADGPELAFSLHGINREAKATAPAGRRLRQKLIIFLQLAITVVCYRLGIPLGRFDARRYKRDVAGNSDFRKFDDGLKMTVDVDAEHLKRIETLLEAARAKGVARYGLHRQASALMTCFVPTPISRDHMHFIDGASGGYAVAASRMTGKSLSGVAVTP; encoded by the coding sequence ATGAAAACCGTAACCGACGAAGAATTCTTTGCCGCCGTGCCGCTGTTCAGCGCCTTCGAGGGCGTGACCGATGCCGCCAATTACCGGCCGCTGCCGGACGGGTGGGTGCTGGCGCTCGCCGATATCGTCGGCTCGACACAGGCGATTGCCGGCGGCCGGTACAAGGACGTCAACATGGCGGGCGCCAGCGTCATTTCGGCTGTCCTGAATGCCGTCGGCAAGGGCGATTATCCCTTCGTCTTCGGCGGCGACGGCGCACTGATTGCGCTTCCCGGCTCGCTTGAAAAGGCGGCGCGCGAGGCGCTTGCCGCCGTGCAGGTCTGGGTCGAGGAGGATCTCGGCCTGATGCTGCGCGTCGCCATCGTTCCGGTCGCGGACACCCGTGCCGAGGGCCTCGACGTCCGCGTCGCGCGATACTCGGCAAGCCCGCACGTCACCTATGCGATGTTCTGGGGCGGCGGCACCAGCTGGGCGGAACGGCAGATGAAGCTCGGCCATTACGCCGTCGCGCGCGCGGCGGCCGGAACACGTCCCGATCTCACCGGCCTCTCCTGCCGCTGGAGCCCGATCGATGCGCAAAACGGCGAGATCGTCTCGATCATCGCGGTTCCCGGCGAAGGCCGGCCGGGCGAGGAATTCCGCGACCTCGTCAACGGCATCGTCGCCATCACCGGCGAGCAGAACCGCGGCAGCCATCCGGTGCCCGCCGATGGCCCGGAGCTTGCCTTCTCGCTGCACGGCATCAACCGCGAGGCCAAGGCCACGGCACCCGCCGGCCGGCGCTTGCGCCAGAAGCTCATCATCTTCCTGCAGCTCGCCATCACGGTGGTCTGCTATCGGCTCGGCATTCCGCTCGGCCGCTTCGATGCGCGCCGCTACAAGCGCGACGTCGCCGGCAATTCCGATTTCCGCAAGTTCGACGACGGGCTGAAGATGACGGTCGATGTCGACGCCGAACATCTGAAACGCATCGAGACGCTGCTGGAAGCGGCACGCGCCAAGGGCGTCGCCCGCTACGGCCTGCATCGGCAGGCCTCGGCGCTGATGACCTGCTTCGTGCCGACGCCGATTTCGCGCGACCACATGCATTTCATCGACGGCGCGTCAGGCGGTTATGCGGTGGCTGCCAGCCGGATGACCGGAAAATCGCTTTCCGGCGTTGCCGTCACGCCTTGA
- a CDS encoding ABC transporter ATP-binding protein, translating into MASAADLLRIENLDVSFSVFGDRLRVVKDANLRILPGKVTALVGESGSGKSVISQSVMGILPNPAKASGRILFTDPLDGSTTDILSLSRDSEEMRDLRGRRMATIFQEPMTSLSPLHTVGNQISEVLLIHTEIDKQEAREKTEEMLGLVGFANPHRTYDMYPFELSGGMRQRAMIAMALICKPALLIADEPTTALDVTIQAQILELLRELQAKLGMAMLLITHDLGIVANMADEVVVIYHGEIMEAGPVEAIFRNPQHPYLKALMAAVPHFDMKPGERLKALRDVPVNLETLVGKKKPLQAEAPGTLLSVANLSKTYKTRKRSLLGKHEAAVVHAVDDVSFDIRRGECLGLVGESGCGKTTLSKILMRAVTPDSGAVVFNDGKDVIDVLSVRGEALQDMRTKIQMVFQDPVSSLSPRMTVRNILSEPLEIHDRGDSDERKRKVEGLMAAIGLDKRYLSRYPHSFSGGQRQRIGIARALALGPKLVILDEPVSALDVSVQAQILNLLKDLQKELGLTYLFISHNLAVVDYMADRIAVMCKGRIVEIAPREIILRDPVHPYTKSLLAAVPFPDLDRPLDFKALRENGAADKQNWGVTFTAEHDDASELAYADLGDGHLVRARKGADAKELR; encoded by the coding sequence ATGGCGTCTGCAGCCGATTTGTTGCGTATTGAAAATCTCGACGTCTCCTTCTCGGTTTTCGGCGACCGGCTGCGTGTCGTAAAGGACGCCAATCTTCGCATTCTTCCGGGCAAGGTCACCGCTCTCGTCGGCGAATCCGGCTCCGGCAAATCGGTGATCAGCCAGTCGGTGATGGGCATCCTGCCCAACCCGGCCAAGGCCTCCGGCCGCATCCTTTTCACCGATCCGCTCGACGGCAGCACGACCGATATCCTGTCGCTTTCGCGCGACAGCGAGGAGATGCGCGACCTGCGCGGCCGGCGCATGGCGACGATCTTCCAGGAGCCGATGACCTCGCTGTCGCCGCTGCACACGGTCGGCAACCAGATCAGCGAAGTGCTTTTGATCCACACCGAGATCGACAAGCAGGAAGCGCGTGAGAAGACCGAGGAGATGCTCGGCCTCGTCGGTTTTGCCAATCCGCACCGCACCTACGACATGTACCCGTTCGAACTGTCCGGCGGCATGCGCCAGCGCGCCATGATCGCCATGGCGCTGATCTGCAAGCCGGCGCTGTTGATCGCCGACGAGCCGACGACGGCGCTCGACGTGACGATCCAGGCGCAGATCCTCGAATTGCTGCGCGAGCTGCAGGCCAAGCTCGGCATGGCGATGCTGCTCATCACCCACGATCTCGGCATCGTCGCCAATATGGCCGACGAGGTGGTCGTCATCTATCACGGCGAGATCATGGAGGCGGGGCCGGTCGAGGCGATCTTCCGCAATCCGCAGCATCCCTATCTCAAGGCTTTGATGGCCGCCGTTCCGCATTTCGACATGAAACCCGGCGAGCGGCTGAAGGCGTTGCGCGACGTGCCGGTCAATCTCGAGACTCTCGTCGGCAAGAAGAAGCCGCTTCAGGCCGAAGCCCCGGGCACACTGCTTTCGGTCGCCAATCTTTCGAAGACCTACAAGACCCGCAAGCGCAGCCTGCTCGGCAAGCACGAAGCCGCCGTGGTGCACGCCGTCGACGATGTCAGCTTCGACATTCGCCGCGGCGAATGTCTCGGCCTCGTCGGCGAATCCGGCTGCGGCAAGACGACACTCAGCAAGATCCTGATGCGCGCCGTCACACCCGATAGTGGCGCGGTGGTGTTCAACGACGGCAAGGACGTGATCGACGTGCTGTCGGTGCGCGGCGAGGCACTGCAGGATATGCGCACCAAGATCCAGATGGTGTTTCAGGATCCGGTCTCCTCGCTCTCGCCGCGCATGACGGTGCGCAACATCCTCAGTGAGCCGCTTGAAATTCATGACCGCGGCGACAGTGACGAGCGCAAGCGCAAGGTCGAAGGGCTGATGGCGGCGATCGGCCTCGACAAGCGTTACCTCAGCCGTTACCCGCACAGTTTTTCCGGCGGCCAGCGCCAGCGCATCGGCATTGCGCGCGCGCTGGCGCTCGGCCCGAAGCTCGTCATCCTCGACGAGCCGGTCTCGGCGCTCGACGTCTCCGTCCAGGCACAGATCCTCAACCTGTTGAAGGACCTGCAGAAGGAGCTGGGGCTTACCTATCTGTTCATTTCGCACAATCTCGCCGTCGTCGATTACATGGCCGACCGCATCGCCGTCATGTGCAAGGGCCGTATCGTCGAGATCGCGCCGCGCGAGATCATCCTGCGCGATCCGGTGCATCCCTATACGAAATCGCTGCTCGCCGCCGTCCCCTTCCCCGATCTCGACCGGCCGCTCGATTTCAAGGCGCTCCGGGAAAACGGCGCCGCCGACAAGCAAAACTGGGGCGTGACCTTTACCGCCGAGCATGACGACGCCTCCGAGCTTGCCTATGCCGATCTCGGCGACGGCCATCTGGTGCGCGCCCGCAAAGGCGCCGATGCCAAGGAGTTGCGCTGA
- a CDS encoding nucleotide sugar dehydrogenase: MATSTFDTLLQKIETRAARAGVIGLGYVGLPLAMAVGRSGFAVTGFDIDPSKMVALDARRSYIDAVSDAALAAEIEAGRFQATTDFAGLAACDVIIICVPTPLTKHRDPDLSFVEATSRSIAEHLRPGQLVVLESTTYPGTTDDIVKVILEDTGLKSGSDFFVGFSPEREDPGNQHYHTATIPKVVAGDGPEALSLMKAFYGAAVSTVVPVSSNATAEAVKLTENIFRSVNIALVNELKTVYAAMGIDVWEVIDAAKTKPFGYMPFYPGPGLGGHCIPIDPFYLTWKSREYELPTRFIELAGEINSAMPRYVVGKLAEALDIRAGKALSRSRVLVLGLAYKKNVADIRESPSLRLIEIIEERGGRADYHDPFVAEIPPTREYQALKGRKSVALTPEVIAGYDAVLVATDHDSVEYAALAKSAALIIDTRNVFNRLGLSADHVIKA, from the coding sequence TTGGCCACCTCCACCTTCGACACGCTTTTGCAGAAGATCGAAACCCGCGCGGCGCGTGCCGGCGTCATCGGGCTCGGTTATGTCGGCCTGCCGCTGGCAATGGCGGTGGGGCGCAGCGGTTTTGCGGTCACCGGCTTCGACATCGATCCTTCCAAGATGGTGGCACTCGATGCCCGCCGCTCCTATATCGATGCCGTCAGCGACGCAGCGCTTGCCGCCGAGATCGAGGCGGGGCGCTTCCAGGCGACAACCGATTTCGCCGGGCTTGCCGCCTGCGACGTGATCATCATCTGCGTGCCGACGCCGCTCACCAAACATCGCGATCCCGACCTTTCCTTCGTCGAGGCAACGTCGCGTTCGATCGCCGAGCACCTGCGCCCCGGCCAGCTCGTGGTGCTGGAATCGACCACCTATCCCGGCACCACCGACGATATCGTCAAGGTCATTCTCGAAGACACAGGGCTGAAGTCCGGTTCGGATTTCTTCGTCGGCTTCTCGCCGGAGCGCGAGGATCCCGGCAACCAGCATTACCATACCGCCACCATCCCGAAGGTCGTCGCCGGCGACGGGCCCGAGGCGCTGTCCTTGATGAAGGCCTTCTATGGCGCGGCGGTGTCGACCGTCGTTCCGGTCTCCTCGAATGCGACGGCCGAGGCGGTGAAGCTCACCGAAAACATTTTCCGCTCGGTCAACATCGCCCTCGTCAACGAGCTGAAGACCGTCTATGCGGCAATGGGCATCGACGTCTGGGAGGTGATCGATGCGGCCAAGACCAAGCCCTTCGGCTACATGCCCTTCTATCCCGGCCCCGGCCTCGGCGGCCACTGCATCCCCATCGACCCCTTCTATCTCACCTGGAAATCGCGCGAATACGAGCTGCCGACCCGCTTCATCGAGCTTGCCGGCGAGATCAATTCGGCGATGCCGCGTTATGTCGTCGGCAAGCTCGCCGAAGCGCTCGACATCCGCGCCGGCAAGGCGCTGAGCCGCAGCAGGGTGCTGGTGCTCGGCCTCGCCTACAAGAAGAACGTCGCCGATATAAGAGAGAGCCCATCGCTGCGGCTGATCGAGATCATCGAGGAACGCGGCGGACGGGCCGACTATCACGATCCCTTCGTCGCCGAAATCCCGCCGACGCGCGAATACCAGGCGCTGAAGGGCCGCAAATCGGTGGCGCTGACGCCCGAGGTGATTGCCGGCTACGATGCGGTGCTGGTCGCGACCGACCATGACAGCGTCGAATACGCGGCGCTGGCAAAAAGCGCTGCGCTGATCATCGACACCCGCAACGTTTTCAACCGGCTCGGCCTTTCGGCCGATCACGTCATCAAGGCGTGA
- a CDS encoding class I SAM-dependent methyltransferase → MSRLDSFIRRLTAQRDILNAIIDLVGEIEGPVLEFGLGNGRTYDHLRENFPGRRIVAFDWEVRSYSASTPEAQDMVTGNIRESGQAFLGIGAALAHADIGTGHDEIDAVTLTWLPQLMAGVLAPNGIAVSGLPLEHAELVALPLPEGIKEGRYFLYRRT, encoded by the coding sequence ATGAGCCGCCTCGACAGCTTCATTCGCCGGTTGACGGCGCAGCGCGATATTTTGAACGCGATCATCGATCTGGTCGGCGAAATCGAAGGCCCGGTGCTGGAATTCGGCCTCGGCAACGGCCGCACCTATGATCACCTGCGCGAAAATTTCCCCGGCCGGCGCATCGTCGCCTTTGACTGGGAGGTCCGCTCCTATTCGGCCTCGACGCCAGAGGCACAAGACATGGTGACCGGCAATATCCGCGAGTCCGGCCAGGCCTTCCTCGGCATCGGCGCGGCGCTCGCCCATGCCGATATCGGCACCGGCCATGACGAGATCGACGCGGTAACGCTGACCTGGCTGCCGCAGCTGATGGCCGGCGTGCTCGCCCCCAACGGCATCGCCGTCAGCGGCCTGCCATTGGAGCATGCCGAGCTGGTGGCGCTGCCGCTGCCGGAGGGGATCAAGGAAGGGCGGTATTTCCTCTATCGCAGGACTTAA
- a CDS encoding DUF805 domain-containing protein yields the protein MGFTDAAGTVLVQKYATFSGRASRAEYWWYVLFYVLVLLAIGILCNVVASFSDFRDGVPPPLALLFFLCGLVLLAMFLPAIAVQVRRFHDRNISGWWYLALLIGNFVPYIGLIAVIAILVINVLPGTEGPNKFGPDPLRPEARAEVFA from the coding sequence GTGGGGTTTACAGACGCTGCCGGCACGGTTCTGGTGCAGAAATATGCGACTTTCTCCGGCAGGGCCTCCCGCGCGGAATATTGGTGGTATGTTTTATTTTATGTTCTCGTGCTGCTTGCCATAGGCATCTTGTGCAATGTAGTCGCCAGCTTTTCCGACTTCCGGGACGGAGTTCCCCCACCACTCGCCCTCCTCTTCTTCCTCTGCGGATTGGTTTTGCTCGCGATGTTCTTGCCGGCGATCGCAGTTCAAGTTCGCCGCTTCCATGATCGCAACATTTCCGGCTGGTGGTATCTCGCCTTATTGATCGGCAACTTCGTTCCGTACATCGGCCTCATTGCAGTTATTGCGATCCTGGTGATCAACGTGCTTCCGGGCACCGAAGGTCCGAACAAGTTCGGGCCCGATCCG
- a CDS encoding adenylate/guanylate cyclase domain-containing protein yields the protein MSTIESSVSSILLDRVAEWLTNSSLAGDELENIVRGFCERIAAAGLPIARVHLTFSMLHPLYDALSFTWRRASGVTIEGFRMPAGQKPDRFLQSPYYYLLDNNLQHIRRRLMQEGPAEFPIFEDLRKDAITDYLAFVQPFGDGSVQGMMGSWSTDHHNGFSDDMIDALIRMQNHLAVAAKMAVLGKLANNMLTTYLGGDAGKRVLNGQIRRGDGETIRAALVMGDMRESTMYAEKEGRQAYIDTLNQFFDAIAAPFNRNGGEILSFLGDGFLAVYPCGRHKDPSKIACEAALSAVHQAQARVAELNRDREAKGLSKVGYGIGLHVGNVMFGNVGLKDRLTFSAFGSAVNEVQRLQVLTKKYGREVVASQAFAGYCGGEWTTLGEEKLRGIRQKVTVLQPRAPAPEINVEEGFREAVQNGLSEAEQVILLHRDAKKHVERTTMEKFIQ from the coding sequence ATGAGCACGATCGAATCCAGCGTCTCCTCCATCCTGTTGGACCGGGTCGCTGAATGGCTGACGAACTCTTCGCTGGCCGGAGACGAGCTTGAAAACATCGTGCGCGGCTTCTGCGAAAGGATCGCGGCCGCCGGCCTGCCGATCGCGCGCGTGCATCTGACCTTTTCGATGCTGCATCCGCTCTACGACGCGCTGAGCTTCACCTGGCGGCGCGCCAGCGGCGTCACCATCGAGGGCTTCCGCATGCCGGCCGGGCAGAAGCCGGACCGTTTTCTGCAGAGCCCCTATTATTATCTGCTCGACAACAACCTGCAGCACATTCGCCGCCGGCTGATGCAGGAAGGGCCGGCCGAATTCCCGATCTTCGAGGACCTGCGCAAGGACGCCATCACCGATTACCTCGCCTTCGTGCAGCCCTTCGGCGACGGTTCGGTGCAGGGCATGATGGGCTCCTGGTCGACCGACCACCATAACGGCTTTTCCGACGACATGATCGATGCGCTGATCAGGATGCAGAACCATCTGGCGGTCGCCGCCAAGATGGCGGTGCTCGGTAAACTCGCCAACAATATGCTGACCACCTATCTCGGCGGCGACGCCGGCAAGCGGGTGCTGAACGGCCAGATTCGCCGCGGCGACGGCGAGACGATCCGTGCGGCGCTCGTCATGGGCGACATGCGCGAATCCACCATGTATGCCGAAAAAGAGGGCCGCCAGGCCTATATCGACACGCTGAACCAGTTCTTCGACGCGATCGCCGCCCCCTTCAACCGCAATGGCGGCGAGATTCTGAGTTTCCTCGGCGACGGCTTCCTGGCGGTCTATCCCTGCGGCCGCCACAAGGACCCGTCGAAAATCGCCTGCGAGGCAGCCCTTTCCGCCGTCCATCAGGCGCAGGCGCGCGTCGCCGAACTCAACAGGGACCGCGAGGCGAAAGGCCTGAGCAAAGTCGGCTACGGCATCGGCCTGCATGTCGGCAACGTCATGTTCGGCAATGTCGGCCTGAAAGACCGGCTGACCTTCTCCGCCTTCGGCTCGGCGGTCAACGAGGTGCAGCGGCTGCAGGTCCTCACCAAGAAATACGGCCGCGAGGTCGTCGCCAGCCAGGCCTTCGCCGGCTACTGCGGCGGCGAATGGACGACGCTCGGCGAAGAGAAACTGCGCGGCATCCGCCAGAAGGTGACGGTGCTGCAGCCGCGCGCACCGGCCCCCGAGATCAACGTCGAGGAGGGCTTCCGCGAGGCAGTGCAGAACGGGCTTTCCGAAGCCGAACAGGTCATTCTCCTGCACCGGGACGCGAAGAAACACGTCGAGCGCACAACCATGGAGAAGTTCATCCAGTAA